A genomic stretch from Cardiocondyla obscurior isolate alpha-2009 linkage group LG10, Cobs3.1, whole genome shotgun sequence includes:
- the Elys gene encoding protein ELYS isoform X2 encodes MKELEEVNCETRRIVPLQFPVLRNECSQSTNLQEHDNASDCRGGFLHNATYAWISSGCHLVVFNVKSGESISSWVFRDVVTSVSQFPAQSGEFPLLLVGVDNCASKLKDSFGLLCIFDCTTSRVLRAIRMPCGIEQVCVVAGGAEWEEFNDKRPDNVLSEMDGMACVALRNLHHIMIDLRRTVWDTRDSSVFMDEGSPAEIDFPSMKQIVGRHQSVREKHIAYNLLNNRIEKHIGFNRQDFESSPLLGESLTTTIISSTKIGCLISGCLGRVIIWQNDGSVGWISTPIDANMTVTHLALLEPTDDPRPFYYLWVVFQDELSKAPPILRMYAMLFERKYCNQEVNLYFNLEDDPSLKFELELNEGDKVVSLCAIEREANPEQTESAARRGEDNLLLIATTDRVFLFDLNQWYKEQMPHTITECQNPNSILATCRIRSDVQNEKDSQIINFAYIPHSLQEFSSNGPSLPEELFHPNSLSLEWIELNSTKLTFWMTRGIQTDLLREIATAGPVVLIHPFETFQRCLSVGLVPFNSEFSFASDLNAQREMLLSLCLEQRWSTFLIKCAMEWSDGSASYLYPTFFKWAIQRASTIKMIADRLCIPLFDQSGNSIGEADVKTLRFCSQQLECLSNVVGKLPSATMDLIKQRRTLRRVSIYFQVLLWFYDVGLLPETQNLEEGEEEDDEEKKTKERTAMMQVEAEMNTETEEEEEKEEREEKIKLPISLALKVPYPYEKLSVLYKEKRAQFLKNIGSNNKKEQDLFIDELIMRECSILKAQWEREGGIATHGCYPPPSLQSLLRSYLTDCHQTEANEINCRHQITIYLLMDLAMLLQRLYPAVKQLIKYPSAFIMSPSLIKLTQAFWLLDHKNYQEFLDTITGQLVCDSDIKDWHHRLVLRTLIYNNQHKLALVYLRVRKPPLSSMEEQGVAMSLSVEYGLVQSAFHRRPPCYYEQLLASFFQACRKYGKLNEILHLVLDSEEEEVFVKFLEENKMEDLRLLYYLQRCRYTEVIGGYPIRQSQMNLTKNVQSMSIRMLGAYDVTLPDVTKQFSTNAITTSSDTDLKARYSRPMSHRKSHDRFRNIYETVVTKARETYLRGEKCHIPFVSAPCTSLKLNSYSVNMNCVVFPELMRKNHGKRTIDQVYKEGEENDMSKDIKRQRLLDENVSPSKLVSKESGFQETFNTPLVKRKFINTSTNKDPVLETPQSILKIRQLVRSSMSPSEITQANEAIDRLSEKEKKINRQIRFNINQSKKALMYEEEQEEEEEDLKDEDEDEDEEIKEKEKEKREREEKEKLDENETNDSHESNSNDAFFSPSANKSACSESAILSNDSSNISDKKYYYARPRPSLRRSALQSSAEMSHESCAKKANDSPANLSMTTFDDTSKRARSELNILDASERHNSLLSASVYSASILSPDTSIDVSCLKKSEPTSPSQHRLSIGGNGNIKFIMSSTPLTKMIISKRSVKDKRALEVDESNNAGEMVDEDLNTLSEFKKSDRHVDRTDYIESELAEQKGNLEKVIETESQNAYNNGRSSSIVSEKLDKEILEPQDDKNDNEEQEETFESLPMISEDTQMHLDSGDSASCIFHETWNLERKTEEACNVTKPNGLQDSAWAIGDVDLTDDESVNSRTTTPAIPDNQADDNKKETHLMMPIIHSEHVLYDASNITDDESDSNIGETEELKAKNGRYSNVQEPYISTWNTEVEKNDESNEKSRKVNRKESVSKKNLDKSSSRLSDVNSDKSNKILVPCIKLHKIDSKNIEAFNKSEHERELSNPREAQVSQSFSEYNKKNEIETTDVFESIRMTRSRRAGSASRDTPTPQRDNTLEKINLRRRSSITTKNSSMDRSFQEAVVEKSTRLRRANSIAKEIENSPRGNSRNRRASSLAKDVLMSSMRMDESLELQSGNTSVQPSPKRGRRCASVAKEMLRSQVEDSDHESVKDEQLPVRRSTRLASSARRESQADESFGRSESMTSLTKLMSDDEESENTSKRPFRRSARKSSVSSDTDAMNTSINVRSLRSFTRNSREKITEEPAKEQDIKTDRKRRGSSVPKETTTQLVTSRRYRSGSVINEIIPEVAESSQEEEFDSKRSSKKPAVENDEEIDWRLTANARTRSASMLSVPEELEEILSPSIRETRANKKKALQNNVRERRAFSADVTHTEIKRRVKSMKVTSIAVAPPIAEELTEDEDRAAESGKDEAVDDGTTQSASTLEKRTPATNKKTKETETKGIIKAKRGRPRKTSAKSGESSNLFSFSLPEGTDDVLLDEKDIGKVPNYVFSPPQTRSKNTVSNQHQK; translated from the exons ATGAAGGAGCTAGAGGAAGTCAACTGCGAG ACTCGCAGGATTGTACCCCTTCAATTTCCTGTGCTGAGAAATGAGTGCAGCCAGTCTACGAATCTTCAGGAACACGACAATGCTAGCGATTGCCGTGGAGGATTTTTACATAACGCCACATATGCGTGGATAAGCTCCGGCTGCCACTTAGTAGTCTTTAATGTGAAAAGTGGAGAAAGCATTAGCAGTTGGGTATTCCGCGACGTTGTAACGTCCGTTTCCCAATTTCCAGCACAGTCTGGAGAATTTCCATTACTGTTAGTAGGAGTAGATAATTGTGCAAGCAAACTGAAAGATTCCTTTGGTTTGCTATGTATATTCGATTGTACTACGTCTCGTGTCTTAAGAGCAATTCGC atGCCATGCGGAATAGAACAAGTATGCGTTGTGGCAGGCGGTGCGGAATGGGAagaatttaatgataaaagacCTGATAATGTATTGAGTGAAATGGACGGAATGGCTTGCGTAGCTCTACGTAATCTTCATCATATCATGATCGATCTTAGGAGAACAGTATGGGACACACGCGATTCATCGGTTTTTATGGATGAAGGTTCGCCAGCAGAAATAGATTTTCCATCAATGAAACAAATTGTTGGTAGACATCAGTCCGTTCGGGAAAAGCATATCGCTTATAATTTACTCAACAATC GTATAGAAAAGCACATTGGATTTAATAGACAAGATTTTGAATCGTCTCCTTTGCTCGGCGAAAGTTTAACTACTACCATCATTAGTTCCACAAAAATCGGCTGTTTAATCTCCGGCTGTTTGGGCAGAGTAATAATTTGGCAGAACGACGGCTCCGTTGGCTGGATTAGTACACCCATCGATGCAAACATGACGGTCACGCACTTAGCCTTGTTAGAACCTACGGACGATCCTAgacctttttattatttgtggGTAGTGTTTCAGGATGAATTATCAAAAGCTCCACCAATATTACGAATGTACGCCATGTTATTTGAAAGGAAATACTGTAATCAAGAGGTAAACTTGTACTTCAACTTGGAAGATGATCCTAGTTTGAAATTTGAGTTAGAGCTGAACGAAGGGGACAAGGTTGTTAGTTTATGTGCCATTGAGAGAGAAGCCAATCCAGAGCAGACGGAATCGGCTGCCAGAAGAGGCGAGGATAATCTACTGCTCATTGCCACGACGGATAGAGTATTTCTGTTCGATCTAAATCAGTGGTATAAAGAACAAATGCCGCACACTATCACCGAATGTCAGAATCCAAACAGCATTTTAGCAACGTGTCGTATACGATCGGACGTGCAAAACGAGAAAGATagtcaaattattaattttgcatatatCCCGCATAGTTTACAAGAATTTTCTAGCAATGGCCCGAGTTTGCCCGAAGAACTTTTCCATCCTAATTCTTTGTCGCTCGAATGGATAGAATTGAACTCGACGAAATTGACGTTTTGGATGACACGTGGCATTCAGACTGATTTATTGCGTGAGATAGCTACGGCGGGTCCAGTCGTACTGATACATCCATTTGAAACGTTTCAAAGATGCCTCTCTGTCGGATTAGTGCCGTTTAATTCAGAATTCTCGTTTGCTAGCGACCTGAATGCACAACGAGAGATGTTGCTGTCACTCTGTTTGGAACAGCGATGGTCCACGTTTCTGATAAAATGTGCGATGGAGTGGTCAGACGGTAGTGCTTCTTATTTATATCCGACTTTCTTTAAATGGGCGATCCAGAGAGCTTctacaataaaaatgattgCGGATCGGCTTTGCATTCCTTTATTTGATCAGTCGGGCAATAGCATCGGCGAAGCTGACGTGAAAACTTTGCGATTTTGTTCGCAGCAATTGGAATGCTTGTCTAATGTAGTTGGTAAATTGCCGTCTGCGACAATGGATTTAATAAAGCAACGAAGGACGTTGAGACGCGTGTCGATATATTTTCAAGTGCTTCTTTGGTTTTACGATGTCGGATTGTTACCAGAGACGCAAAACTTAGAGGAAGGGGAAGAGGAAGATGACGAggagaaaaaaacgaaagaaagaacggCGATGATGCAAGTAGAAGCAGAAATGAATACAGAGActgaggaggaagaagaaaaagaagaaagagaggagaaaattaaattgcccATTTCCCTAGCATTAAAAGTGCCTTATCCCTACGAGAAACTTTCGGTGCTTTACAAAGAAAAGCGAGCgcagtttttaaaaaatattggcagcaacaataaaaaagaacaagactTATTTATTGATGAATTGATAATGCGCGAGTGTTCCATATTGAAAGCACAATGGGAAAGAGAAGGCGGCATCGCTACGCACGGTTGCTATCCACCGCCATCGCTGCAATCTTTATTACGATCTTACTTAACTGACTGTCATCAAACAGAAGCGAATGAGATCAATTGCAGACATCAGATTACAATTTATCTCTTGATGGACCTGGCTATGCTGTTACAACGATTATATCCAGCGGTGAAACAGCTGATAAAATATCCGTCCGCGTTTATAATGAGTCCCAGCCTCATTAAACTTACGCAAGCATTCTGGCTACTCGATCACAAAAATTATCAAGAATTTCTCGACACAATAACCGGCCAATTAGTCTGCGATTCCGACATCAAGGATTGGCACCATCGGCTTGTATTGCGCACTTTAATATACAACAATCAACACAAACTCGCGCTTGTATATCTTCGTGTGAGAAAACCTCCTTTATCATCTATGGAAGAACAAGGCGTGGCGATGAGTCTGTCAGTAGAGTACGGTTTAGTACAGTCCGCTTTCCACCGTCGGCCACCGTGCTATTACGAACAGCTGTTAGCTAGCTTTTTCCAAGCGTGCAGAAAATACGGTAAgcttaatgaaattttgcaTTTAGTGTTAGATTCCGAGGAAGAGGAAGTATTTGTCAAATTTCTCGAAGAGAACAAGATGGAAGATTTGCGGTTGTTGTATTACTTACAACGATGCCGTTACACGGAAGTAATCGGCGGTTATCCGATCCGTCAATCCCAGATGAATCTGACAAAAAATGTACAATCCATGTCGATCAGAATGCTTGGCGCATACGATGTAACTTTGCCCGATGTTACGAAACAGTTTTCTACAAATGCGATTACAACAAGTTCGGACACTGATCTGAAGGCACGCTATTCTAGACCGATGTCGCATCGCAAAAGTCACGATAGATTtcgaaatatatatgaaaCGGTGGTCACAAAGGCCAGAGAAACTTATTTACGAGGAGAGAAATGCCATATCCCGTTTGTTAGTGCGCCCTGCACTTCCTTAAAACTTAACAGTTACAGCGTAAATATGAATTGTGTAGTATTTCCAGAGTTGATGCGTAAAAATCACGGCAAACGCACGATTGATCAGGTTTACAAAGAAGGCGAAGAAAACGACATGTCAAAAGATATAAAACGTCAGAGGCTGTTGGACGAGAACGTTTCGCCGAGTAAACTAGTTTCGAAAGAATCGGGATTTCAAGAGACTTTCAATACGCCTTTGGTAAAacgcaaatttattaatacttccACGAACAAAGATCCTGTTTTAGAGACACCACAatcaatattgaaaattagaCAGCTCGTAAGAAGCTCGATGTCTCCTAGCGAAATAACTCAAGCTAATGAAGCCATCGATAGATTGTctgaaaaggagaaaaaaattaacagacagatacgatttaatattaatcaatctAAGAAAGCTTTGATGTATGAGGAGGagcaagaagaagaagaagaagatctCAAAGACGAAGACGAGGATGAAGACGaggaaataaaggaaaaagagaaggaaaaaagagaacgagaggagaaagaaaaactagATGAAAATGAGACTAATGATTCTCACGAGTCAAATTCGAATGATGCGTTCTTCAGTCCAAGTGCGAACAAGTCGGCGTGTTCCGAAAGCGCAATCTTGAGTAACGACAGCAGCAATATCTCTGATAAAAAGTATTACTACGCCCGTCCGCGACCCAGCCTCAGAAGAAGTGCCTTACAATCGTCTGCAGAAATGTCACACGAGTCTTGCGCCAAGAAAGCGAATGACTCGCCCGCGAACTTGTCCATGACGACTTTCGACGACACGAGTAAACGAGCACGttctgaattaaatattttagacgCGTCGGAAAGACATAATTCGTTGTTGTCGGCTTCCGTTTATTCAGCTTCTATACTATCTCCTGACACCAGCATCGACGTTAGCTGTCTAAAAAAATCAGAACCCACCAGTCCATCGCAGCACAGATTGTCCATAGGAGGTAATGgcaacattaaatttattatgtcaTCTACCCCATTAACAAAGATGATAATTTCTAAAAGATCTGTTAAAGATAAACGAGCATTGGAGGTAGATGAATCAAATAACGCAGGCGAGATGGTCGACGAGGATCTTAATACTTTAAGTGAGTTCAAAAAATCCGATCGTCACGTTGATCGAACTGATTACATTGAAAGCGAACTCGCAGAACAAAAAGGTAATTTAGAGAAAGTTATTGAGACCGAGAGTCAGAATGCATACAATAATGGAAGATCGAGTTCAATCGTTTCAGAGAAGCTTGACAAGGAGATACTTGAACCGCAAGACGATAAAAACGATAacgaggagcaagaggaaaCATTCGAAAGTCTACCCATGATTTCGGAAGACACGCAAATGCATTTAGACAGTGGAGATTCTGCTTCTTGTATATTCCACGAGACTTGGAATCTAGAACGCAAAACGGAAGAAGCATGCAATGTGACGAAACCTAATGGCTTACAAGATTCTGCATGGGCGATCGGCGACGTTGATTTAACAGACGACGAGTCTGTGAATAGCAGAACTACAACACCAGCAATACCTGATAATCAAGCGGAtgataacaaaaaagaaacacaTTTGATGATGCCGATTATTCATTCGGAGCATGTATTGTACGATGCATCGAATATCACAGACGACGAGTCAGATTCTAATATTGGAGAAACCGAAGAGTTAAAAGCAAAAAACGGTAGATATTCTAATGTACAAGAGCCTTATATCTCCACGTGGAATACCGAAGTGGAAAAGAACGATGAATCTAATGAAAAAAGCCGGAAGGTGAATAGAAAAGAAAGTGTTTCGAAGAAAAATCTTGATAAATCTTCGTCGCGATTGTCCGACGTTAATTCTGACAAATCGAACAAAATTCTTGTGCCCTGCATAAAACTACATAAAATAGACTCTAAAAATATCGAGGCATTCAATAAAAGCGAGCACGAGAGAGAACTATCAAATCCGAGAGAAGCTCAAGTTTCTCAAAGTTTCTCGGAATATAATAAGAAGAATGAAATCGAAACTACAGACGTTTTTGAATCCATACGTATGACTAGATCACGTAGAGCAGGCTCGGCATCAAGAGACACCCCGACACCTCAACGCGATAACACGCTAGAGAAAATAAATCTACGAAGAAGGAGCTCAATCACGACCAAAAATTCATCAATGGATCGTTCGTTTCAGGAAGCTGTCGTTGAAAAGTCAACGCGTTTGCGAAGAGCGAACTCAATAGCGAAGGAGATAGAAAATTCTCCAAGGGGAAATTCACGTAACCGGAGAGCAAGTTCTCTTGCAAAAGATGTACTAATGAGCTCGATGAGAATGGATGAGAGTCTTGAGCTACAATCGGGAAATACTAGCGTTCAACCGTCGCCGAAAAGAGGTCGCAGATGTGCATCCGTGGCGAAGGAGATGCTGCGGAGCCAGGTGGAAGATAGTGACCACGAAAGCGTCAAAGACGAACAGCTACCTGTAAGAAGAAGCACAAGACTCGCTTCTTCCGCGAGGAGAGAATCGCAGGCGGACGAGAGTTTTGGAAGGTCAGAAAGCATGACGTCGCTCACGAAATTAATGAGTGACGACGAGGAGAGCGAGAATACGAGCAAGAGGCCTTTTCGGAGAAGTGCGAGAAAATCTTCGGTGTCGTCTGATACGGATGCGATGAATACATCAATCAACGTTAGATCATTGAGATCATTTACGAGAAATTCGCGCGAAAAAATTACGGAAGAGCCCGCGAAGGAGCAGGATATTAAAACAGACAGAAAACGCCGCGGTAGTTCGGTGCCTAAGGAGACCACAACGCAACTTGTAACTTCACGGCGATATAGATCGGGTAGTGTCATCAATGAGATCATTCCAGAGGTTGCTGAATCTTCGCAAGAAGAGGAATTTGACTCGAAGAGATCCAGCAAGAAACCAGCCGTGGAAAATGACGAAGAGATTGACTGGAGACTAACGGCAAATGCACGTACTCGCAGCGCGTCGATGCTATCTGTACCGGAGGAATTAGAGGAGATTTTGAGTCCGTCAATAAGGGAAACGAGagctaataaaaagaaagcttTACAAAATAATGTCAGAGAGAGAAGAGCGTTCAGCGCCGATGTGACACACACAGAGATTAAGAGGAGAGTTAAAAGTATGAAAGTAACGAGTATCGCAGTAGCACCGCCGATAGCGGAAGAGCTTACGGAAGATGAAGACAGAGCAGCAGAATCTGGAAAAGATGAGGCTGTGGATGATGGAACTACGCAGAGTGCTTCAACGCTCGAGAAAAGAACACCGGCCACGAAtaagaaaacaaaagaaacgGAGACGAAAGGAATAATAAAGGCAAAACGAGGTAGACCACGCAAAACTAGCGCGAAAAGTGGAGAATCCAGCaatctattttctttctcgttgcCAGAAGGGACAGACGACGTATTACTGGATGAGAAAG acATTGGGAAAGTTCCGAATTATGTGTTCTCACCGCCTCAAACCAGATCTAAAAACACTGTCTCGAACCAGCATC AAAAGTAA